A single region of the Zonotrichia leucophrys gambelii isolate GWCS_2022_RI chromosome 9, RI_Zleu_2.0, whole genome shotgun sequence genome encodes:
- the SCHIP1 gene encoding schwannomin-interacting protein 1 isoform X2: protein MVHQENCSYQAQKNERESIRQKLALGSFFDDGPGLYTSCSKSGKPSLSSRLQSGMNLQICFVNDSGSDKDSDGDDSKTETSLDTPLSPMSKQSSSYSDRDTTEEESESLDDMDFLSRQKKLQAEAKMALAMAKPMAKMQVEVEKQNRKKSPVADLLPHMPHISECLMKRSLKPTDLRDMTIGQLQVIVNDLHSQIESLNEELVQLLLIRDELHTEQDAMLVDIEDLTRHAESQQKHLAEKMPAK from the exons ATGGTTCACCAGGAAAACTGCTCCTACCAG gcccaGAAGAATGAGCGTGAGTCCATCAGGCAGAAGTTGGCCCTGGGCAGTTTCTTCGACGATGGCCCCGGGCTCTACACGAGCTGCAGCAAGAGCGGCAAGCCCAGCCTGTCCTCCCG GTTACAGAGCGGGATGAACCTGCAGATCTGCTTTGTCAACGACAGCGGCAGCGACAAGGACAGCGACGGCGATGACAGCAAGACAGAGACCAGCCTGGACACGCCCTTGTCACCCATG AGCAAGCAGAGCTCGTCCTACTCGGACAGAGACACGACGGAGGAGGAGTCGGAGTCCCTGGATGACATGGATTTCCTCAGCAGGCAGAAGAAGCTCCAGGCTGAAGCCAAGATGGCCTTGGCTATGGCCAAGCCCATGGCCAAGATGCAGGTGGAGGTGGAGAAGCAGAACAGGAAGAAGTCGCCGGTAGCAGATCTC CTGCCACATATGCCTCATATAAGTGAATGCCTGATGAAGAGAAGTTTAAAACCCACTGACTTAAGGGACATGACCATCGGGCAGCTACAGGTGATAGTCAACGACCTGCACTCACAGATAGAAA GCTTGAACGAGGagctggtgcagctgctgctgatccGGGACGAGCTGCACACGGAGCAGGACGCCATGCTGGTGGACATCGAGGACCTCACCAG GCACGCCGAGAGCCAGCAGAAGCACCTGGCAGAGAAGATGCCAGCCAAGTGa